The region CGCGAGAGGTCTGGCGCTAACCTGTGGAGAAAGTCGAGCCGCGCGTGACCTCGAGGCGCGCGCAGAGGGGTGGGGCAGACACGATGGCGTCCGCTCGGCGTCGCGGCATCCCGACGGACACGCGGTTCGACGCGGGGAAACGGGTGCGGACAGAGGTGCTCGGCGCGGACCACGTCGCCCGGTCGGAAGTCCGACAAACGCCCCTCGACGCGGACTTCCAGCGGTTCATCACGGAGGTCGCCTGGGGTTCCGTCTGGGCCCGTCCTGATCTTGACCGGCGCACGCGGAGCCTCGTGACGATCGCGATCCTGGCGGCCCTGGGCCGCCGCGAAGAACTGGCGCTCCACTTCCGCGCCAGCCGCAACGTCGGCGTCGAGCCAGCCAAGATCACCGAGGTGTTGCTGCACGTGGCCGCCTACGCGGGGATCCCTGCCGCGAACACGGCGTTCGCGGTGGCCAAAGCAGAGTTGGAGCCGTCGGCCCGGGCGCGGCCGGCGACCCGGCGGTCAGGGGCGAGGGCGCGTCGATGACGCCGATCGGAAGAGATGCGGAGGTGTTTCCGCCGTACCTGTACGAGGCATATC is a window of bacterium DNA encoding:
- the pcaC gene encoding 4-carboxymuconolactone decarboxylase; translated protein: MASARRRGIPTDTRFDAGKRVRTEVLGADHVARSEVRQTPLDADFQRFITEVAWGSVWARPDLDRRTRSLVTIAILAALGRREELALHFRASRNVGVEPAKITEVLLHVAAYAGIPAANTAFAVAKAELEPSARARPATRRSGARARR